The following proteins are co-located in the Pomacea canaliculata isolate SZHN2017 linkage group LG8, ASM307304v1, whole genome shotgun sequence genome:
- the LOC112570310 gene encoding glutaminyl-peptide cyclotransferase-like, which yields MQGLGWTLILLLVACTQGKTKGQGRPTRWISKKEALKYLTVQMEDMKGFREERLNPMLIPRVSGTDNNTLVKEHIVTQMKNLGWKIEEDTFEDDTPFGRKKFTNVIATQDVNRARRIVLACHYDSKDFKTMEGQDFIGATDSAVPCAILIETVKQLDCLLRKGPKETVQSILLGEDLALQLVFFDGEEAFQQWTATDSLYGARHLAAKWEEHSLLSPVREFILLDLIGTSDTRFISHFSSTNSLYELLMKIEKHLSDNAMLSNRRSQRIFTSMRAAGGVEDDHIPFLKRGVDVLHLISTPFPSVWHKMTDDADHLDFDLIGDFSRIFRVFLANLLHLEPENIGCRKK from the exons ATGCAAGGCTTAGGCTGGACTCTAATACTTCTGTTAGTAGCTTGTACTCAAGGCAAAACA AAAGGGCAAGGAAGACCAACTCGATGGATTTCCAAAAAGGAGGCACTGAAATATCTCACAGTTCAGATGGAGGACATGAAAGGGTTTCGTGAAGAGCGGTTAAATCCAATGTTAATTCCTCGTGTCTCTGGCACAGACAACAATACGTTGGTGAAAGAG CATATTGtgacacaaatgaaaaacttgGGATGGAAAATTGAAGAAGACACTTTTGAAGATGATACACCCTTTGGACGGAAAAAATTCACCAATGTAATTGCAACTCAGGATGTTAACCGAGCACGGCGCATTGTGCTGGCGTGCCATTATGACtctaaagattttaaaacaatgGAAGGGCAAGATTTCATTGGTGCAACCGATTCTGCTGTTCCCTGTGCCATTCTTATAGAGACTGTAAAGCAGCTGGATTGTCTTCTGCGTAAAGGTCCAAAGGAAACAGTGCA GAGCATTCTCcta GGTGAAGACTTGGCTCTGCAGCTGGTGTTTTTTGATGGAGAGGAAGCTTTTCAGCAGTGGACAGCAACTGATTCTCTGTATGGAGCACGGCATCTTGCAGCCAAATGGGAGGAGCACTCCCTTCTTAGCCCTGTT CGGGAATTCATTCTCTTGGACCTAATTGGTACATCAGATACACGTTTCATCAGCCACTTCTCTTCCACCAACAGCCTGTATGAACTTCTGATGAAGATAG AAAAACACTTGAGTGATAATGCGATGTTGTCAAACCGCCGTTCGCAGCGTATTTTTACCAGTATGCGTGCAGCTGGTGGAGTAGAAGATGACCACATTCCTTTTCTAAAAAGAG GTGTTGATGTTCTGCATCTAATATCTACTCCTTTTCCATCAGTTTGGCACAAGATGACAGATGATGCTGATCATCTAGACTTTGATCTTATTGGTGATTTCAGCCGCATTTTCCGTGTTTTTCTAGCAAATCTGCTCCACCTTGAGCCTGAAAATATTGGATGTCGTAAGAAGTAG
- the LOC112570716 gene encoding protein Mis18-alpha-like isoform X1, with protein MTNQMTAEERLYNASLVRRMAESASMTREVETSGFDFEAVLAESMIVFQCESCHSILGDSTYWLAACEALEAFTLSAVTDNVSRGEVLHHSGSVHDAGSAYYLLSCRRCKKKIGRYYVTTPQQLDYLRGNFTIDVAGVTGYRFGSAGTKWNCSDPPLLFELAEKCFKIQHLIVMMNTRLSNVEKCLTTDGDGEEESKINR; from the exons ATGACAAATCAAATGACAGCC gAGGAAAGGTTGTACAACGCATCTTTGGTACGACGAATGGCAGAAAGTGCTTCCATGACCAGAGAAGTAGAAACTTCTGGATTCGATTTTGAAGCGGTGCTAGCGGAGTCGATGATCGTGTTCCAATGTGAATCTTGCCATTCCATCTTGGGGGACTCTACTTATTGGCTTGCAGCTTGCGAAGCTCTGGAG GCATTTACACTGAGTGCTGTAACTGACAATGTGAGCCGTGGGGAAGTGCTTCATCACTCTGGCAGTGTTCATGATGCAGGCAGTGCTTATTACCTTCTCAGCTGTCGACGTTGCAAAAAAAAG ATTGGACGATACTATGTGACTACACCACAGCAGCTAGACTACCTGCGTGGCAACTTTACGATTGATGTTGCAGGGGTGACTGGCTATCGGTTTGGCAGTGCAGGGACAAAATGGAATTGCAGTGATCCCCCCTTACTCTTCGAGCTTGCAGAAAAGTGCTTTAAGATTCAGCACCTGATTGTGATGATGAATACCCGCCTGAGTAATGTGGAAAAATGCCTGACTACTGATGGTGATGGAGAGGAAGAAAGCAAGATCAACAGATAA
- the LOC112570716 gene encoding protein Mis18-alpha-like isoform X2, translated as MAESASMTREVETSGFDFEAVLAESMIVFQCESCHSILGDSTYWLAACEALEAFTLSAVTDNVSRGEVLHHSGSVHDAGSAYYLLSCRRCKKKIGRYYVTTPQQLDYLRGNFTIDVAGVTGYRFGSAGTKWNCSDPPLLFELAEKCFKIQHLIVMMNTRLSNVEKCLTTDGDGEEESKINR; from the exons ATGGCAGAAAGTGCTTCCATGACCAGAGAAGTAGAAACTTCTGGATTCGATTTTGAAGCGGTGCTAGCGGAGTCGATGATCGTGTTCCAATGTGAATCTTGCCATTCCATCTTGGGGGACTCTACTTATTGGCTTGCAGCTTGCGAAGCTCTGGAG GCATTTACACTGAGTGCTGTAACTGACAATGTGAGCCGTGGGGAAGTGCTTCATCACTCTGGCAGTGTTCATGATGCAGGCAGTGCTTATTACCTTCTCAGCTGTCGACGTTGCAAAAAAAAG ATTGGACGATACTATGTGACTACACCACAGCAGCTAGACTACCTGCGTGGCAACTTTACGATTGATGTTGCAGGGGTGACTGGCTATCGGTTTGGCAGTGCAGGGACAAAATGGAATTGCAGTGATCCCCCCTTACTCTTCGAGCTTGCAGAAAAGTGCTTTAAGATTCAGCACCTGATTGTGATGATGAATACCCGCCTGAGTAATGTGGAAAAATGCCTGACTACTGATGGTGATGGAGAGGAAGAAAGCAAGATCAACAGATAA